A single region of the Oryzias latipes chromosome 19, ASM223467v1 genome encodes:
- the pgap3 gene encoding post-GPI attachment to proteins factor 3 produces MIPDGPRPTAMASALTHHCTSGRLPASVAVILLVLLAVPAVRSSQGDKEPVYRDCVKLCVRTNCTGARLRGFEAKQPHYMALTGWTCRDDCRYQCMWTTVGLYQAEGFRIPQFHGKWPFARFLCFEEPASALASLLNGLACLLMLLRYRSTVPRQSPMYHTINAFSLISLNAWFWSTVFHTRDTYLTEKMDYFCATAVILYSIYLCCVRTLGLRRPGLSSMVGALLILVFTSHVSYLTFVSFDYGYNMAANTAIGMVNLLWWLCWCWQNRRTLPYWWKCGSVVLLLHGLALLELLDFPPLLWILDAHAVWHLSTIPVHFLFYSFLIDDSLYLLNTEKMGVKVE; encoded by the exons ATGATTCCTGACGGACCGAGACCCACCGCCATGGCCTCAGCGTTGACTCATCATTGCACATCTGGCAGACTCCCCGCTTCGGTCGCTGTCATCCTCCTGGTTCTGTTGGCGGTGCCCGCTGTGCGGTCCTCCCAAGGCGACAAGGAGCCGGTCTACCGCGACTGCGTGAAGCTATGCGTCCGGACCAACTGCACAGGCGCCCGACTGCGGGGCTTTGAGGCCAAACAGCCGCACTACATGGCGCTCACAG GGTGGACGTGCCGGGATGACTGCCGCTATCAGTGCATGTGGACCACTGTAGGCCTTTACCAAGCTGAGGGGTTCAGAATCCCACAGTTCCATGGCAAG TGGCCATTTGCACGCTTCCTGTGTTTTGAGGAGCCAGCGTCGGCGCTAGCATCTCTGCTGAATGGCTTGGCTTGCCTTCTTATGCTGCTGCGCTATAGGAGCACAGTGCCACGCCAGAGCCCCATGTACCACACCATCAACGCCTTTTCTTTA ATATCTCTGAATGCCTGGTTCTGGTCGACTGTGTTTCATACCCGGGACACCTATCTCACAGAG AAAATGGACTACTTCTGTGCAACTGCAGTAATCCTGTACTCCATCTACTTATGCTGTGTCAG AACGTTGGGTCTGCGGCGACCTGGGCTGTCCAGCATGGTGGGAGCCCTGCTCATTTTGGTCTTTACGTCGCACGTGTCCTACTTGACCTTCGTTAGCTTTGACTATGGCTACAACATGGCTGCAAATACTGCCATCG GTATGGTGAATCTCCTGTGGTGGTTGTGTTGGTGCTGGCAGAACCGGCGGACCCTTCCATACTGGTGGAAATGTGGCTCTGTGGTgttgctgcttcatggtctggCTCTGCTGGAGCTCCTGGACTTCCCTCCGCTGCTCTGGATCTTAGATGCTCACGCTGTTTGGCACCTCAGCACCATCCCAGTGCACTTTCTTTTCTACAG tTTCCTGATAGATGACAGCCTGTACTTACTAAACACAGAGAAGATGGGTGTTAAAGTGGAGTAG
- the LOC101169321 gene encoding myosin regulatory light chain 2, skeletal muscle isoform: MAPKKAKRRQQQGEGGSSNVFSMFEQSQIQEYKEAFTIIDQNRDGIISKDDLRDVLATMGQLNVKNEELEAMVKEASGPINFTVFLTMFGEKLKGADPEDVIVSAFKVLDPEGTGSIKKEFLEELLTTQCDRFTPEEMTNLWAAFPPDVAGNVDYKNICYVITHGEDKEE; encoded by the exons ATG GCACCCAAGAAGGCCAAGAGGAGGCAGCAGCAGGGTGAAGGTGGATCCTCCAATGTGTTCTCCATGTTTGAACAGAGCCAGATTCAGGAGTACAAGGAG GCTTTCACAATCATCGACCAGAACAGAGATGGCATCATCAGCAAGGACGACCTCAGGGACGTGCTGGCCACCATGGGCCAACTGAATGTGAAGAACGAGGAGCTGGAGGCCATGGTGAAGGAAGCCAGCGGCCCCATCAACTTCACTGTCTTCCTGACCATGTTCGGCGAGAAGCTGAAGG GTGCTGATCCCGAGGACGTCATCGTGAGCGCTTTCAAAGTCCTGGACCCTGAGGGAACTGGCTCCATTAAGAAGGAATT TCTTGAGGAGCTCCTGACCACCCAGTGCGACAGGTTCACCCCTGAAGAG ATGACCAACTTGTGGGCTGCCTTCCCCCCTGATGTGGCTGGCAATGTAGACTACAAGAACATCTGCTATGTCATCACACACGGAGAGGACAAGGAGGAGTAa
- the LOC101169568 gene encoding sesquipedalian-1, with the protein MKIDEKALGYFQSCDSPVDKEGYLYKKGEIKTSYQKRWFVLKGNLLFYKERSADRDVSGVIVLEGCTVQLCESEEQFAFSLVWSEPGLRTYKFAAEDQASQESWIKALLSANHSYLALLVQDMENKYKDTLAELSGKPNQPSTAPNLRADAQYSAAVLSTRVSTLSVLPPQAAGAGLSPLVPSSATLPSKRSPKLWPKKSTNMVSHSTPAMSTADWVDYSSGPVEDFQTLHEEFGKEVKKLITVWAKRTGLDQNVEDDLINFE; encoded by the exons ATGAAGATTGATGAAAAGGCTTTGGGTTATTTCCAGTCTTGCGACTCGCCAGTGGACAAGGAAGGGTATCTTtacaaaaag GGTGAGATCAAAACTTCCTATCAGAAGCGCTGGTTTGTGCTGAAGGGAAACCTCCTCTTCTACAAGGAGAGGTCTGCAGACCGAGACGTGTCTGGAGTGATTGTTCTGGAGGGCTGCACCGTCCAGCTGTGCGAGTCGGAGGAGCAGTTCGCCTTCTCTCTGGTGTGGAGCGAGCCGGGGCTCCGGACCTACAAGTTTGCTGCAGAGGACCAGGCCAGTCAGGAGAGCTGGATCAAAGCCCTGCTGTCTGCCAACCACAGCTACCTGGCCCTGCTGGTACAGGACATGGAGAACAAATACAAAG ATACTTTAGCTGAGCTTTCCGGTAAACCAAACCAACCATCCACAGCCCCAAACCTGCGTGCAGATGCGCAGTATTCTGCCGCCGTCCTGAGCACTCGCGTGTCCACCCTCTCTGTGCTTCCACCACAAGCTGCCGGAGCAGGACTCAGTCCGCTGGTTCCATCTTCAGCCACTTTGCCGAGTAAAAGGTCGCCCAAACTCTGGCCCAAGAAAAGCACAAACATGGTGTCCCACAGCACTCCTGCTATGTCCACGGCAGACTGGGTGGACTACAGCTCAGGCCCCGTGGAGGATTTTCAAACACTGCATGAAGAATTTGGGAAGGAAGTGAAGAAACTGATCACCGTTTGGGCAAAGAGAACGGGTTTAGATCAAAACGTCGAGGATGATTTGATCAATTTTGAAtag